caccgcgccgccgaccaaaccctagaGGGTTTTTAATTTTAGtaaattttagtttaaatttaaaagcccatataggggcttcttttgttagttttatttgcccaaaatagggctatgtactaaatttgcccaaaatagggcatatgttcaatgaaatttcgtttaaatttgcctctttttttgttttcgtttttctCCGGTTTATGCGATGCGTCCGCGTGTCCGggcggcgacccaaacggacacgcggacgcggggcgctgtccgcgtgtccgggcggcgacccaaacggcctaaaacggacggcccagcgcgtccgtttgggtcgcgcggttggagatgccctaagcactTTCGATCTGTTCTCCCCTCTCCAAAGACGAGTGAGATGGCCTGAGGGTGAGCTCGGCTCTTTGCCTGGCTAGGAGAAGGAGAAGCGAACACCGTCGGGGAGGAGAGCACGTAGCCCTGCTCGGAGAAGCGACTACCGTTGAGGAGGCGGAGGAACACGCAGATCTTCTATTCTTGTCCAACTTCTTCTCCATCTGCCATTCTGGCCGGATGCTCTCGGTCTGCTCACAGTGAAATAACCTTGCAGCTCCGGAGCGAAGCTATTCCACGCAATGTCCGACATGTCTGATGACGGGGAATCCATGGAAGCAGCTGTGGACGGCGGCGAGGACCGTATCGGCGCCCTACAGGACGACCTCCTCAAGTACCTGATGTCGTTCCTGCTTTCCCGCGAGGCCGTGAGGACCTGCGTCCTCGCCAAGCGCTGGCGCACGCTTTGGAAATCCGTGCCAGCCCTGCGCATCGACGACCCCGAGAGCTTCAAGGGTGCACGTGGCTTGAGCACGTTTGTCGACGACCTGATTCGCCACCGCGACCCAACCCCTCTGAATGTATGCGACATCAATTTGACCCGAGCCATAGGGAATTCCGGCGCATGGAACCGTGGCTCCAGTATGCTGTATCGCGTCAAGTTCAGGTGCTACGAGTTCGTTTTATGTGCTGCGTACTCAATATGACTCTCACATCCTCACACTTGAAGAGGTTTTCTGTGACATCATCTTTCATGGATGCAATCTGGATTTCTCGAGCTGTCAGGTGCTAGAGGTGTTGGAGTTCAGTAACTGTCAGATCTCCGTGAATATCTCGTCCAAATCAGTACAACATCTAAAGATCCATCGCTCGCTTTTTCGCATGAATGCCCGCATACACATATTTGCACCAAACCTTATTGGTATTCAACTAGCTGCTGTCAGCGGTTTCGCTCCTTTCCTTGAATGCATGCCGTCACTAGTAACCGCATCTATTAAGCTTGGAGGAGCGCGCATGGGAGCATGCCTGGACGGTTGTAGCTGTGGCAATCAATCATGTGAGGGATGCGATGTTCAAACCGGAAGCAATGACTGCTCTGTGGTTCTCAAAAGTTTGTCAGGCGCTATGAATTTGGAGTTAACAACAACTGATAATATGGTATGCTCCGACTTTCGCAAACTCCTATTACTGTTTGCTATATGCTATGTCCCCTGTATGTTTATATCCAGTTATCCATCAATAGAAACATATTAAACTAACTCCATATGTGCATTTCATATTTTTCACCAGTTGATAAGTTTGAATCTTAATGTTTACCATTACATCTCTCATTGTTGGTTTGGTGCATAATATGCAGAGCGTATGGGACATAAATCTTAATCTGAGCTACATTTCTAAGTAGTTTTTGAAGTCCAGCATGGGATATATATATCCCTATATATGCCTATGTATAATTACTGTTAAATCTGCAGAAAGTTTCCAGTGAGTATACTTCTGCTTCTCAAAGACATCATACACGTTAGACCTTGAATTGTTCGCTAACCCTCTTCACTTTTTCTAGTTTATTACTACTTGTGAAGTTAGACCTTGAATTCTTCTTTAACATTCTTCACTTTGTCCAGTTTATTTTCAGAAATTATTTGAAATGCTACCCGTTTTTTGCCAAGCTAAAAACGCTGCTGCTCAATGAGTGGTGTATGGTTGATAACTTCACTGTACTGGTTTACTTTCTTCACCACTCACCAATTCTAGAGACGCTTACGCTGCAGCTTCATTTTGAAACTCGGGAGGTATATATATTCTCCAAgtatgatactccctccgtgtcATGAAACTGTCTGAGATTTGACAAAATTTAGATGTTTCTACATACTAGATGGTGTCTAGATGCATCTAATTCTTTATAAATCTCAGACAACTTcagtgagacggagggagtagtttatagTATGTTTCAAGTTCTCGTGTACCTTCTGTTGACTTCAGTaaaatattattttttgctaTAGGAACAGCATGTTACCAAGACAGATGAAATCTACAATTCAAGTGTACCATCAATTATATCAAAGCATCTCAAGGTAGTCAAAATCATATGTGACACAAAGGAAGATGCAAGGGTTCACCATATTTTGAAGGTTCTGCGTACCCATGGAGTACCTTCTGAGCAAATTGACATCCAATAGACTCAGTTTGCCTGTAAGTAACCATTGCTACTCTTTACGGTTATTATCTTTCGGTAGTCAGCCTTTAATGTAATAACATAATTTGATAAAAACTAAGCTACACCAAAGCAGCATAGGATGTTTTGTCCTTTTGCAAGTTGAAACTACTCTTAGATTCTTCTAGCCAACCATGACACATACAATCCCTGGTACCCACAGTGTCTACTCTAACGGGTGCTTGTCATGACCGTAGGTGTAGACAATACCCAGTAGCAACCTTGCCGAGCGCATCTTCTGGGTCAAAACtgcaggtgcttggttgtcacagCAGCATGCCCATGTCGACAACATAGAAAGGGCAGAGAACATAGCGCTCCGACCAAAAGTAGCAAGTAGGAACTTAATGCTTGGTTAACAAAACTAGCAGGTCTGTGTAAGTCTAGGCAGTACTGATTGTAGAACTTCAGCAGGGATCCATTGCTGTCTTTGTAAAGGGACAGGTTAACAAAGTTGTTCTTGGTTGTTTGAAGATCAAATGAATGGTCAAAATTTTTGCCTTTCAAATTACCAGTGAAACCTTCTGTCCAGTTTCGTGTTATTAGTCTTCGCAAGAAAAAAAATCGTTTTATTAGCAAATTCTTCCAACATTCCAATAGCTAGATCAAGTTGCATTTTGGTCAGACCATCCAAGTGAGGTACTCACGTTGTCCTTTTGTTGTTTATGCAGGCTTTCATTTCGAGCTGGAGGCGTTTAGTTGAGCCGGTCTACCTCGTCCCTGGTTATTCGAACTTTTATGTCCCTGGAAGTAGTACCTATTCATATGAACTCGTATGTATTTTGCTGCGTATCTTGTTGCCTGGATGCACTTGAAGTGTGGTGAAGTGGCACCGTAGTCTGCTAGTGCACTTTTACTTCGTCTGAACCTGTCTAGTGTTGTGTCAGATTATGCTAATATGTAACCATCTTATTGTCTGGACCTCTTTCTTAGCTTCCTTGTTGGTTGAATTATGTGGCACTTATAGTCAGTATTGGCTATGGATACTCTGGATGCTGTGCGAGTTTGTCTATGCATTTGCTATAAAAACTAGTCTTTAGATGCAATCTAGCGATTTAGAGATTGAACAAGTTATGACTCTTTTTGGAAAAAAAGAACACTGACACGAAGATACATGTGCTATGGTCTATGGTTCAATTTTTTTTAGCTCAAACCCTGCACACATTAAAGAATTAAGTTCAGAATTTATGCATAGCTAAAGTTAAGTTTGAATTCTATACGAGTTGAGAATACTACTTGATTCTACTTGGCATAATGAATCAAATCTGGCCTTATAAATTTTGTTATACACGAGAGATACGTCTATAAGGAAAATTACAAAGATAACTGAGTACAAACATTTTTTTACAAAGAGCATTTTTAGTATcgtgaagataccaattacaccaagTCTCTGCACCAATGCATTGCCCTTAGGATAATACGGATGCACACATACACCTAACACATTTCCCTTAGGACATTATGGATGCACACAACTAAAAAAGAAGACAGATTACAATAAAAGGAACATTACACAaccaaaaagaagaaaaattaCAGTCCCGCTACAGTGATCTATTCTTTTTAGCGCCGTACTAGCatcaccaagacaacaccagaagtccagcttctccaaaagcgacgcctccaaaaaGGAAACAATGCACAAACGTTGTCGTCgtccgatcatagatcttaggttttcactctGGAGAAAGTTCCCCTCACAAAACAATCCCTTCAACAAGGTCATTCCCAGGTACATACATACATGCACGAGATCAAGAAAATTTGAGACTTTTGTAGTTTAAAATTGTGGAACAGTGGATTTTTGTAGAGTTGGCGTTCAACTACCTAAGAGGGCCCCATGAACATCTTATAAACACATGGAGAAGGGAAGTTGGCTCTTGGGTCATttgtccctttattttgaaatatatGTTCCATTATTTTGAAATGTATCTTtgatatattttgaaatgttaaaCAAAATTTAAACAAAAACTCACGCGTACATTTTCATATGCTACATGTGCACAAAGTCTTTCCATGAAAAATTGACTTGTCGTTTGGGCTgtgtaaaaagataaaatttGTTACTAAAAATAAGATGTTTTATGAGAAATCTTTATCTTTATATTATCGACCATAAAAAATATCGGTTTTTCGCGAAACTATACGAACGCACATTGATTGTCGAGATATACATGCGAATTTTTTATTGAATTTTTTCACAATTAAAAACATACTTTTTTAAAGTGGGAAGAGCATATGCACTTAGGAGCCATTAAATTTCCGATTAGAGAAAATATAGCGAGGGAGGATCAATGGTGCGACACTCAGTATCTTTCCTCAAAACAAGAAGCGCACGATCACAGAAAGAAACTCTAAACATAAAAGAATAAAATCATAAATCTAATTTAGAAGCACAATAGGGCAACTAGCAAATTTCGTTTTGCGCAAATAAGTCCATCGCTGTCAAATCCTTGCAGGATAGGCTTTGATTTCTCTTGGCTCTACTGTAACCATCTCCCAAGCCGATGCAAAAATGCCACATGAACTCATCAAATGAACTCATCAAAGGTCAATAAACCCATCGCCTAGGATAATTTGGTATGCCACATGAACTCATCAAAGGTCAATAAACCCATCGCCTAGGATAATTTGGTGTACTTCGTTTCATTATCGCTCTAGTAAATTAAACACGGGCTATTATGAAATAGGCAGCACTCAACATATTTAATTAGAGAACCAAGGATATAACTACTGAAATAATTCTCAGTTTTTTAATGGAACAAAAATGCCAGTTCATTTGCCAATATACACAAATTTGAAGCTGCTAGGTAGGAGGCGATTTCAATATTCTTAGACTAAAAGAAGACAAGAATAATGGTAATTTTCATGCACATTGGCcttttatttttaatgctatTATTGAAATTCTTGACTTAAgataaattgttctttcaggtagtAAATTCACTTGGGACAATCGTCGAGAGAATCAGACATTGGAAAAATATTTAACAGAAAAGATTCTACaaactttttgcaggttattcatatggtTGTACGCTGGATTCAGCTATGGCGTTTCCTATCCCGGAGGATCAGCGGGAGTATATGGTTACTGACGCAACCGGCTGGTGATGGTTGCACATGATATCTTGTACCAGCCTACATGGCGGCATATTAATAAATTGCAAGATGTCTAGCACTAGAAATTCATATTTTCTTTTTTGATGGtttattttttttttgcatcGACCCTCTCTGATCCATGAGGTGTAAACTTTGAATTCTTTTGATACAATTAATAAAAGGATGTGTGCATCGACTGATACAGAGGCCGGGGCTTCCCCGAAAAAAAGTAGAACAACAATAAAAAAAACACATGGAACAATACATGGGTATTAGTGGCTTCTAATAGAATAAAAGTTTGTTTGTTGGCTTAAAGAAAACAACCATTTGTTAAGTTTAAAGTTTATCTGATTTTACAAGAGTTAAACATCCAACCATGAAGGCAAGGAAGAAATAGCGACTTTGTCGTGGGATTTTCATGGCACCAGCCATGGGGGGCGGCTTACGTGACGTTGATTTTAGGCGCCATGGAGGCTAACATGGATGATATTGGTACGCACAATATACCTAGATTTGACCCCTCTTTCTAGAGGTAAGGACCTACTCCCGCTTCTTTGATATAAATTGATTACACGGTTTCATCAGGTTAGGGTTAACTCAAGGGCGAGTTCTCACGTGCCCTCTAGGGCCATCTCTTTGTATATACACGACCATTTGGGTTTAAAAGTCTATCCTGAGTCGGTTCGGGGTTGGTGTCCCTAAGGGAGCCGACATGTCTTGGTTTTAGCAATCCTGCAGTATGAGGCTTCTTTTCAATAACTTATTACTTAAGGTTATGGATTAAAATGATTCAAATTGTGATTTGAAGGGTGTTGGCAGTCCTGCAGTATGAGATTTTTTCAAAATTATTCAAGTTGTGATTTGAAGCCGTGCTTATAGATGCACAGCCGTCAAACGGAAGAAAACAAGAATGTTATTGGCAGATTCGTCACAAAATTCTAAGAAAAATTGCACGATACATTCGAAAATATAATTAACTATTTTCTTATTTTTCATACTCCTATGTTTTATCTTATTAACCGTAGCAACGCGCATATTCAACTAATGTATTTTGAAATCAGCGATAGTCTACCACCAAGTACACACAGTATATATTCAATATATTTTACAGAACGGTATATATTCATAATACTGGGCCGAGCAGCAATTACACACATACGTACTCCATGCAGTGAGCGATTCATACGAGAGAAATATAAAAGGACCGACGACCCACGGTAACTAGCCACTATGTGACGAACTGACAACAAAGATGACAGATGAACAAGCTCGACCGGCGTATACGAATGAGTGTAGCCACGTACGTGTATCAGCTACCTTCTGTCGTGTATCCTCATGCGGCCTCAGATGCTTCAATTATGGATTTGAGTATCACTTGCTGAAATCGATGGCGCCGGTAGAGAGGATATTATCCCCGGTGGTAGGGTGCGCCGCCGGCACGTCGTTCACCACCGAGCTCCCCTGCTGCCACACGTGGTTGAACTTGCTCCCCTTCCCGGGCAGCGCCACCGTCGCGTACACCACCATCTCCCCGCCCTTCTTCGCGTACTCCGCCGCCACGTCCGACACGGGGAACCCCAGCTCCGCGGCGTCCGCGGGCGCCATGGACGGCGCGTAGCTGTCGAGCACAGTCGGGTACGCCACGAGGCTGCCGTTGGAGTGCCGGAACGCCACCACGGCCTGCGTGCCGACCATGCCGGTGCCGTTCGGGTTGAGCCCCCACGCCACCCACCCGCCGCCCTTGCTCGGCGCGCGGAACGCGACGGACACCGTGTTGCCGGCGGCTGTGTAGTTGTAGTGCAGCGTGGTGCCCAGGTGCGGCAGGGTGGCGCACGACCCGTAGAGCTGGCTGCTGGAGAAGGTGTGGCTCGCGCACGATGGCGATGACGGCGACTGTGCGGTGACGGAAGAGAAGGCGATGGTTGTGAGCAGGAAGAGGGAGAGGGCCATGCTAGTGCTGGTGGAGCGATGGGCTGAAGCTGCCATTCCGATCTTGGGAGAAAATAATGGGTTCTTGTTGTGCACGAGAACAATGAGATCGAATGTGATTAGCTAGTGCTGTAGGGTTACAAGGACGGAGATGGGGGTTTTAAAGGCGTGAGGTTTGGTGGGGAAGATGAGAGTTGCTTGGAAATGTACGTAACACAAGTGAACCATGTCTGTGCATGGGATCAACTGGGTAGGTGGCCTACAAATTGGATCACCGACCATGAACTTATCAGTGATACTCCTCATCAACTTTAGTTGCTGTGTTATGTTCACTAGCAAAgaaaggcgcggcggcacgccgcgctcaGTCTAGAGTTATAGGAATAAAGAATGCTTTAAATCATGTTAAAATACAGATGTAATGCGGAGATCTGATAGTAAACAGATGATAAGCTATGTATTGAAATACTTAGAAGTGAGTGGGCTATTGTTCTGTATGGTGGGAAGATCGAAGAAATGAAATTGATCATCTTATTTTCACAAACAGTGGGTATAATATGAACAATTGAAATATATTATGGAAAAACTTCAACAGGCTAATTTTGAAGGCAGACCCAATCCTTTTAATAGATAATTATCCTGACATACAAAATATAGCTGCTAAATAATATGAGTACTATGGTAAAGCTGTGGCATTTAAAATTCGACCAAACACTGGATGAGTTCCTCATGGTGCTCAATATACTACTGTTTCAAGGCATCAATGCTCTACGAAAAGTAACAAAAGAAGTACAAATACCAGCAATCAAACCTGGAAAAAAACGCCCTTACAACCAGAAAAGATAAAATCCCGAACACCGAAGCGATAACAAATGTAGTAGCCACCAGTAGCTGTGCGACAACCTGCAAATAAAGAACACATACAGTCAAACACAAAGCCAAGAATGAAGAGGATTGACAGAGGGAGCAGACTAATTGACCATAAATTATATAAATAAACGAAGTTCCAGATAATTTTAACCATGTACTTGCAAAATTCCTTTCTAGAATAAATCTACAATATTGGTTGGAGCCATCGCCACAGAGAAAAATAGAACACACACAAAGATGCATTTTATATTCTTCAcaatttttttgaatattttgTAGGCTAAGAGAAATGACTACCTGGGTTTTCAAGAAGCGTGACCAGAGCAGTTGAGAAAAAAACAGGGAAAGCAGGTTAAGCATTATTGTTACATTCCAAATTGTCGATGTTGTTATGCTTATGGAGTTCTTCTCCAGTGATCCTTTTCTTACAGAATCCGGTGGAGATGCCATTCTAGTTTTTACCAGTGAACAACTAAATATGTCAAAATCTCTAGAGGTACAGCTAGACTAAATTGAATACAAAAAATATCAATGCTCAAGAAGCATCTGGAAGGTACAGAAGTATAACCTGACTCGATCCACAAAATCATTCTGATGGTTGGCTCCTTCCAGCAGGAACAGTAACCTATCTAAAGAGAGTCCAGATTTTCTAGCCTACTGAATCTGTGTACTATCATCTTGTGTTGTCTTGTCATAAAGAGAAAGGTCCATCTAGTGTATGCAAGTTTGGAAGGTAGAATAAGAACAATTATTTCACCATATCGAAGTCTACAATCAGGAAAGGACATTGTCGTTTAAAACAATTTATTCAATATAACTTTTTCACGGCTTGGCTTGGAAAACATGGCAGTGTAGTTCAGTTCCTTCAAGTTGAGAGTATAGACTTTCTCAAGCTTCTTCCAATTATGATTATTTAGCTTGCAACTATTGCTCGAGGGAGTAAAATATGACAGTAATACATTTCCATGTTCTTGTAGGCACCTAGAAGAGCTAAAATTTTGTAACACAGAAAAAATATCTGAACAATCTTGATCTAAATTTGTCAACAGAAAGAGATACACACATTTTCTGATCATTTGAAGCATGTTTTAGAAATGTAAGTATCAACAACTGACCTATAATCTCAAAATTTGCACTGACTAACCCTTTCATGGGAATTTAAAATGACAAGTTGGTAATCTTATATGTGGGTATAATACTCTTTGACCGGTGTTCTTCTAGCTCGACTTGTGTCCACTCAACTGTTCATCTAGCTAAGTAAAAAACCTTCACTTTATGCTGAAACCCACAAAGTTAGCAGCACAGATAGTTACATATGGGTAAGTTTTGACTCACTTTTTTGAGATTAGAACAGGTAAAGTCAAGCTGACGAAACCCATTGGAAAAAAAACCCAGGAAAATAAGAGCTATCATATATAAGTGAATGGTGAAGCGTCACAGAAAAGCCCACTCATAGTGATACCATAATCAGCTGACACAGGGCGTCCAACACCATTCTTATATAATCATGTGACATATATGAATAATGTAATCTGATTGACCTTTCAAATGCTAATGCAAGCTTAAAGGCAGGTTTGAAATATCATTAAGGACAATTACTTCCAGCATGGTGCCTTTATACTCATATATGCTTGAGAAAAATGTTATTAAGCCATTGTTTCATTTATAGCTTGTCAGAACAAAACGTAAAATTCCTCTTAACGATAGGCTCGGGATATATTGTAGAGTGTATCTATAGTTTAAAATTATCTAATTACAGAGGCATGAAACACTCCTTGAGATCATTAACATAATGTGAGCAAAATACATGTGTATTTTTCTTGGAAGCTAGCATCAACTATTCCTAGCAGAATTATAACTTGCACACCAGATTGTTGTAGAAAGTTATATACAACACAATGGCATATAGTGAGGGAATAAGTTATAGCATAATAAAGGCATTATAAAATAGATACAGGGTAATTCATTTGGAAGAGCATGTATTTAATTTTCTTAAAGGCAGCACACTGACCATTTATCACAAAATTTTGTCTAGGTCCACTGACTCCTGATGCTTCAACATGTACGCCATTAAATGGACTCTTCTTCAGAAGATCCTGATGACAAAAGTATCGCAAGTAATTGAGCGCACTTAATTAGTAAAATGATCATTCAAGTAGTTACTGAAAAGTTTGGATGATATAA
This Lolium perenne isolate Kyuss_39 chromosome 1, Kyuss_2.0, whole genome shotgun sequence DNA region includes the following protein-coding sequences:
- the LOC127344211 gene encoding cytochrome b561 and DOMON domain-containing protein At5g47530, producing the protein MAASAHRSTSTSMALSLFLLTTIAFSSVTAQSPSSPSCASHTFSSSQLYGSCATLPHLGTTLHYNYTAAGNTVSVAFRAPSKGGGWVAWGLNPNGTGMVGTQAVVAFRHSNGSLVAYPTVLDSYAPSMAPADAAELGFPVSDVAAEYAKKGGEMVVYATVALPGKGSKFNHVWQQGSSVVNDVPAAHPTTGDNILSTGAIDFSK
- the LOC127296788 gene encoding F-box protein At1g19070-like, coding for MSDMSDDGESMEAAVDGGEDRIGALQDDLLKYLMSFLLSREAVRTCVLAKRWRTLWKSVPALRIDDPESFKGARGLSTFVDDLIRHRDPTPLNVCDINLTRAIGNSGAWNRGSSMLYRVKFRCYEFVLCAAYSI